The DNA window TACGTCCAGTTTTAAGAGTTCTAAATAATTCATATAAATGGGAACGCATTGGAGCCATTCCTGCTCCACCACCAACGTATAACATTTCAGAATCAGACTCATTAATAAAGAATTCTCCATAAGGTCCAGAAATAATAACCTTATCACCAATTTTTTGATTAAAGATATAAGATGATGCTACACCTGGATTAACATCCATCCATCCACCTTTGGCGCGATCAAAAGGAGGCGTTGCAACACGAACATTAAGCATGATTTTTCTTCCTTCAGCAGGATAAGAAGCCATAGAATACGCTCTTTCCACGAGTTCTTCATTTTTCATAACTAAAGGCCACAAACCAAACTTTTCCCAATCAGCTTTAAATTTATCTGGTTCACCTGGATGATCTTCTGGATGTGCAGATACGTCCATATCTGAATATTTTATTTCGCAATTAGGAATTTCAATTTGTATATATCCACCTGCTTTATAATTCATATCTTCAGGAATTTCAACAACAAATTCCTTAATAAACGTCGCTACGTTATAATTTGAAACTACAGTTGCTTCCCATTTTTTAATTCCGAATACTTCTTCAGGAATTGTGATTTCCATATTCTGCTTCACTTTCACCTGACAAGATAAACGTGCACCATGAGCTAGCTCTTTTCTACTAAAATGAGGTATCTCTGTAGGCAATGCTTCACCACCTCCAGAAAGGACGTGACATTCACACTGAATACATGTACCACCACCACCACAAGCAGATGGTAAAAATATTTTTTCAGCACCTAAAGTTGTTAATAAAGTACTTCCAGATGCTACTTCTATTTCACGTTCACCATTAATCAAGATTTTCACTGGACCAGATGGTGATAATTTTTGTTTTACAAATAATAACAACGACACTAGCACTAATGTTACTAATAAAAACGCTGCTACTGTTGCTAAAACGGTTCCTAATGTTCCTGCTGCTAAAATCATACTACTCTTCTATTTTAGTGTTATTAGCTATTTCTATATTGTCTTCAGTTGCATTCACTTGAACTTCAACTGTTGTATCTTCTTTTGTTTCTTCTTCGTCACCTCCAGTTAACATTCCTCCAAAACTCATAAAACCAATTGCCATAAGTCCTGTAATGATAAATGTAATTCCTAATCCTCTTAGTGCAGGTGGTACGTTAGAATATCTTATTTTCTCACGAATAGCAGCAATTGCTAAAATTGCTAAGAACCATCCAATTCCTGATCCAATTCCGTAAGTTGTAGCTAATCCTAATGTTGCAATTTCTCTAGATTGCATAAACAATGAACCTCCTAAAATGGCACAATTCACAGCAATAAGTGGTAAGAAAATACCTAATGAATTATATAATGAAGGAGAGAATTTCTCTACAACAATTTCTACCAGTTGTACCATTGTTGCTATAGTAGCAATAAACATGATAAATGATAAGAAACTTAAATCATAATCTGCATATTCTGCACCTAACCAAGATAAAGCTCCAGGTTGTAATACATATTGATCCAATAACCAGTTTAAAGGCACTGTAATTGCTAATACGAAAATTACTGCAGCTCCAAGACCAACTGCTGTTGATACTTTTTTAGAAACAGCTAGGTAAGAACACATTCCTAAGAATGTAGCAAATACCATGTTGTCTATAAATATCGATTTGAAAAATAATTCTATATGTTCCATATTGTATATTTTGATGAGATTCTGAACTGAATTCAGAATAACAATTCAATTCTTTAATCTTCTACTAATGCTGTATTTCTTGAACGTTGTACCCAAATAATGATTCCAACTACGATTAATGCCATTGGTGATAATAACATAAATCCGTTATTTTCATATCCAAAAGCATATAATCCAGTTTTTTCAATTGGATCTCCTAATACAGGAATTCCTAATAAGGTTCCTGATCCTAAAAGCTCTCTAAAGAATCCAACTATAATTAAAATCACAGCATATCCTAAAGCGTTTCCAATACCATCTAAGAATGATCTCCAAGGCCCATTACCTAAAGCAAACGCTTCGAAACGTCCCATAATGATACAGTTTGTAATAATTAATCCAACGAATACTGAAAGTGTTTTACTTAATTCATAAGCAAAAGCCTTCAATACTAAATCCACAATAATTACTAAAGTAGCCACAACTATAAGTTGTACAATAATTCTAATTTTTGAAGGAATAATGTTTCTCATTAAAGAAATCACCACGTTACCAACACCTAATACAAATAGTACAGATATTGACATTACTATTGATGCTTCTAACTCTGCAGTAATTGCTAAAGCAGAACAAATCCCTAATACCTGAATTGTAATCGGGTTATTATCTGCTAAAGGGTCTTTAATTAAAGCTGCGTCTTTTTTTGAAAGTAAGCCCATACTATTATTGTTTTAGGTTTTTGAAATAAGGCACATAAAGCTTCAAATCGCTTCTAATCATTGCAGAAACACCGTCACCTGTAATAGTTGCTCCAGCAATTGCATCGACCTCATTATCTGTTTTATCATTATTTTTAGGATCTGCGTTACCTTTAGCAACATTAATCCCTTTAAAACTTCCGTTAGACATTAAATGCTCACCAATAAAATCGTCCATAAAGAAACGTTGCTTAATGTTAGCACCTAAACCAGGTGTTTCTCCTTTGTGATCAAAATAAGCACCTTGAACCACCATATTTTCATCCATAGCGACATAAGCCCAAATGGCATCCCAAAGTCCTTTTCCTCTAATTGGAGCGATGTAGTATTTTTTACCTTTTTCGTCTTCTCCAACAAAAAGAGGTAATTGTCTTACACCACCATCTTTAGCTTTAGCTTGCTCCTTTTTCACATCAATTAAGTAAGCTTCATTATTTTCAGTCGCCTGACCATCTGAAGTAACGACCAATTGTTGCTTAATGAATTTCTCAAATAATTGAGGTGCATTATCTGTTGACACAAAGTTTGCACTTGTACCTTCATTTTCATTGACACCCATTGCATAGAGAATATTTTGTTGTTTCTCTAAACGTTGATTTTCTGTAATCGTCGGTTTTAATGAAGACGCTAAATATGCCAATAATGAACCCACTATTAATACCATTACTATGGCAAATATTATGGTATACGAATTTTTATCTGTTCTTTTTTCCATCGTTAAGCTGTTTTAACTTTTAGACGTTTCATTCTTTTCTTTACATTGCCTTGAACCACATAATGGTCAATCGTTGGTGCAAACACATTCATTAACAGAATGGCTAGCATCACACCTTCTGGATAAGCTGGATTAAATACACGTATCATTATGGAAATAAATCCAATTAAAAATCCGTAAATCCATTTTCCTTTATTTGTTTGCGAAGCGGTTACAGGATCTGTAGCCATAAAGACTGTACCAAAGGCAAATCCACCAATTAATAGGTGATGCCAAAATTCGGTACTCATTAAACCGTAAAATTTACTTGATTCAGTAATCCATCCTGAACTTACAACGCCATTAAATATTAATCCCATGACTAAAGCTCCAATAGCTGAAGACAACATGATTCTCCAACTTCCAATCTTTGTAAAGATTAAAAACAATCCAGCTAATAGAATTAAAAGTGTTGAAGTTTCTCCAACTGAACCAGGAATAATTCCGTAGAACATATCCATAACTTCATAACCAACGTCTTTCCCTTGTGCTAATGTTCCTAAAATGGTTTCACCAGAAATGGCATCCAAATTTTCACCAGCTGCAATCATTTGATCACGTTCAACAGCACCATGAACCCAAACTTTATCTCCTGACATCCATGTAGGATATGCGAAGAATAAAAAGGCTCTAATGGTTAATGCAGGGTTTAGAATATTCATTCCTGTACCTCCAAATACTTCTTTTCCGATAACAACACCAAATGCAACTGCAACTGCTAGCATCCATAATGGTGTATCAATTGGTACGATTAAAGGCACTAACATACCTGTTACTAGATACCCTTCTTCGACTTCGTGACTATTTTTCATAGCAAAGAATATCTCAATGGCTAAACCTACTCCATAAGACACGATTACTAACGGAATGACTTTCCAAAAGCCAACTAATAAGTTATCTATCGTCCAAAATGCCGAACTTAAGAACCCTCCAGTTGCTGCTTGAATATCTCCAAAAGCTAAGTGATGTTGATATCCAGCATTATACATTCCGAAGATCAAACAAGGTACCATTGCCATAATGACTGTATTCATGGTACGCTTTAAATCATCAGCTGCTTTAATATGAGTCCCATTATGAGTCGTCTCATTTGGTAAGAATAAAAATGTATGAATTGCAGAAAATGCTGGCAACCATTTTTTATCCTTATTCTTTTGTCTAAAATTATGTAAACTACTTTTTAAACCCATTATCCTATTTCTTTAAGCATTAAGTCTAAACCTTTTCTAATAATATCTTGATGTGGTTGTTTAGACACACAAATAAATTCTGTCAATGCAAAATCTTCAGGTGCAACTTCGTACATTCCTAAAGCTTCCATTTCATCTAAATCTTCATACATACAAGCTTTCAATAATTGCATTGGATACATATCTAATGGAAATACTTTCTCATAAGAACCTGTAACAACAAAAGCACGATGCTCACCGTTTGTATTGGTATTTAAAGCAAATTTCTTCTTAGGTGTTAACCAAGAAAAAGTTAACGCTCTTGATGTTGAAATTTTATTAAAAACGGGCTTATTCCAACCAAATAATTCATAATCATCACCTTCAGGAATTACAGAAATCACATTATCGTAATAGCCTAAACTTCCGTCTGGTTTTAATTGTTTTCCAGATAATACATTACCTGAAATAATACGATCATTACCATCTTTATCTACGCCATTGTCATAAACCATAGTAGCTACTTCACTACCAATTAAAGTTTTGAAATATCTTGGT is part of the Psychroserpens ponticola genome and encodes:
- the nqrF gene encoding NADH:ubiquinone reductase (Na(+)-transporting) subunit F: MILAAGTLGTVLATVAAFLLVTLVLVSLLLFVKQKLSPSGPVKILINGEREIEVASGSTLLTTLGAEKIFLPSACGGGGTCIQCECHVLSGGGEALPTEIPHFSRKELAHGARLSCQVKVKQNMEITIPEEVFGIKKWEATVVSNYNVATFIKEFVVEIPEDMNYKAGGYIQIEIPNCEIKYSDMDVSAHPEDHPGEPDKFKADWEKFGLWPLVMKNEELVERAYSMASYPAEGRKIMLNVRVATPPFDRAKGGWMDVNPGVASSYIFNQKIGDKVIISGPYGEFFINESDSEMLYVGGGAGMAPMRSHLYELFRTLKTGRKVTYWYGGRSKAELFYIHYFRALEKDFPNFKFYLALSEPMEQDNWKIKKDIHDEAGDGFVGFIHNCVIDNYLNHHEAPEDIELYFCGPPLMNQAVQKMGEDFGIPDEHIRFDDFGG
- a CDS encoding Na(+)-translocating NADH-quinone reductase subunit C; the protein is MEKRTDKNSYTIIFAIVMVLIVGSLLAYLASSLKPTITENQRLEKQQNILYAMGVNENEGTSANFVSTDNAPQLFEKFIKQQLVVTSDGQATENNEAYLIDVKKEQAKAKDGGVRQLPLFVGEDEKGKKYYIAPIRGKGLWDAIWAYVAMDENMVVQGAYFDHKGETPGLGANIKQRFFMDDFIGEHLMSNGSFKGINVAKGNADPKNNDKTDNEVDAIAGATITGDGVSAMIRSDLKLYVPYFKNLKQ
- the nqrE gene encoding NADH:ubiquinone reductase (Na(+)-transporting) subunit E, which gives rise to MEHIELFFKSIFIDNMVFATFLGMCSYLAVSKKVSTAVGLGAAVIFVLAITVPLNWLLDQYVLQPGALSWLGAEYADYDLSFLSFIMFIATIATMVQLVEIVVEKFSPSLYNSLGIFLPLIAVNCAILGGSLFMQSREIATLGLATTYGIGSGIGWFLAILAIAAIREKIRYSNVPPALRGLGITFIITGLMAIGFMSFGGMLTGGDEEETKEDTTVEVQVNATEDNIEIANNTKIEE
- a CDS encoding NADH:ubiquinone reductase (Na(+)-transporting) subunit B gives rise to the protein MGLKSSLHNFRQKNKDKKWLPAFSAIHTFLFLPNETTHNGTHIKAADDLKRTMNTVIMAMVPCLIFGMYNAGYQHHLAFGDIQAATGGFLSSAFWTIDNLLVGFWKVIPLVIVSYGVGLAIEIFFAMKNSHEVEEGYLVTGMLVPLIVPIDTPLWMLAVAVAFGVVIGKEVFGGTGMNILNPALTIRAFLFFAYPTWMSGDKVWVHGAVERDQMIAAGENLDAISGETILGTLAQGKDVGYEVMDMFYGIIPGSVGETSTLLILLAGLFLIFTKIGSWRIMLSSAIGALVMGLIFNGVVSSGWITESSKFYGLMSTEFWHHLLIGGFAFGTVFMATDPVTASQTNKGKWIYGFLIGFISIMIRVFNPAYPEGVMLAILLMNVFAPTIDHYVVQGNVKKRMKRLKVKTA
- a CDS encoding NADH:ubiquinone reductase (Na(+)-transporting) subunit D, which translates into the protein MGLLSKKDAALIKDPLADNNPITIQVLGICSALAITAELEASIVMSISVLFVLGVGNVVISLMRNIIPSKIRIIVQLIVVATLVIIVDLVLKAFAYELSKTLSVFVGLIITNCIIMGRFEAFALGNGPWRSFLDGIGNALGYAVILIIVGFFRELLGSGTLLGIPVLGDPIEKTGLYAFGYENNGFMLLSPMALIVVGIIIWVQRSRNTALVED